Sequence from the Argopecten irradians isolate NY chromosome 12, Ai_NY, whole genome shotgun sequence genome:
CCTAGGGTCGATTCCTGGCGACTGCCACACATGAGTTTTAAAACTCACAACCAAATTGTGGAAGGCTATCAATTACTATCAATCATATTTGGCAGTAATTAGCTGATGGGGGATGTGTTGTATGGGTTACTGTTGTGAAGTACTGTTGTTTAAGCTGCTGTTATATAAACCTGACGTGTAAAACCTTTCTGTGTTGACAGTGTACTCTGCCCCAGAGGAGTAGAGATGAAGCCCTACAGACCGTACCTGCACACTTTTGACCACTGACCAACATAGGCAACCATCCTGTCCTAATCATCCGAGATCTCCAGCACGTCTTCTGACCACTGTTGAGAGATAGGACCTGACCTAACTGTCCTATGAAGAAAAGATAATCATCTCGTCCTAATGAGAAGAGGGAACCATCTCGTCCTAATGAGGAGAGGGAACCATCTCGTCCTAATGAGAAGAGGGAACCATCTCGTCCTAATGAGGAGAGGGAACCATCTCGTCCTAATGAGGAGAGGGAACCATCTCGTCCAAATGAGGAGAGGGAACCATCTCGTCTTAACGATGAGAGGGAACCATCTTGTCCTAATGAGGAGAGGGAACCATCTCGTCCTAATGAGGAGAGGGAACCATCTCGTCCAAATGAGGAGAGGGAACCATCTCGTCCTAATGAGGAGAGGGAACCATCTCGTCCTAATGAGAAGAGGGAACCATCTCGTCCTAATGAGGAGAGGGAACCATCTCGTCCTAATGAGGAGAGGGAACCATCTCGTCCTAATGAGGAGAGGGAACCATCTCGTCCTAATGAGGAGAGGGAACCATCTCGTCCTAATGAGGAGAGAGAACCATCTCGTCCAAATGAGGAGAGGGAACCATCTCGTCCAAATGAGGAGAGGGAACCATCTCGTCCTAATGAGGAGAGGGAACCATCTCGTCTTAATGATGAGAGGGAACCATCTTGTCCTAATGAGGAGAGGGAACCATCTCGTCCAAATGAGGAGAGGGAACCATCTCGTCCTAATGAGGAGAGGGAACCATCTCGTCTTAACGATGAGAGGGAACCATCTCGTCCAAATGAGGAGAGGG
This genomic interval carries:
- the LOC138305085 gene encoding sporozoite surface protein 2-like, whose product is MRRGNHLREPSRPNEEREPSRPNEEREPSRPNEEREPSRLNDEREPSCPNEEREPSRPNEEREPSRPNEEREPSRPNEEREPSRPNEKREPSRPNEEREPSRPNEEREPSRPNEEREPSRPNEEREPSRPNEEREPSRPNEEREPSRPNEEREPSRPNEEREPSRLNDEREPSCPNEEREPSRPNEEREPSRPNEEREPSRLNDEREPSRPNEEREPSRPNEEREPSRPNEEREPSRPNEEREPSRPNEEKEPSRPNNEREPSRPNDEREPTRPNEEREPSRPNEEREPSRPNEEREPSCRNEERKPSPTHY